A segment of the Marinobacter arenosus genome:
CCGTGAAGCCTTCGCTCCGCTAACCCGGATGGCGGATGCGTTTGGCTGGACCCTGCTTGCCGTCATCGCCGTCATCGGGCCGTTGGCGTTGTGGGTGTTCCAGCGTCTGATGGCGCCGCTGCGAGCACTCGGTCGGCAGATCAACGAGCGCCACCTCGGGGTTCGCACCAACCCGGTGGATGTATCCGGCGGACGGGAGATCCGCCAGGTGGCCGAAATCTTCAACACGGTCATGGACGAGCGTGAGGAGGTCCTGGGTTCGCTGGCCGAACGTGAAGCCTTCTTCCGTTCACTGACCCAGAGTGCCCCGATCGGCATCGTGCAGACCGATGTCCTGGGCCGGATTGATTTCGTGAACCCCGCGTTCGAGAAGCTGATCGGCCAGCCCGCCTCCGAACTCCAGCACACGCAGTTGATCAACGGTGTTTACGAAGGCGATCGGGAGACTGTCCGCAACGGATGGCAACAGGCTCTCAGGAATAAGGAAATTTTCCGGGGCCGTTTCCGGATCCCGAGTCGCGGCGAGCGGGAGCTGATCTGGGGCGATGTGATGACGGCGGTGATCGAAACCCCGGAAAAGGCGCTGGGGAGCATCACGGTGGTACGGGATATTTCCCGCGAGCTCGAAGTCGAGGAAGCGTTGAGGGAAGAACAGCAGCGGGCGGAACATATTCTCGGTGTGCTGCAGGAGGGGGTTCTGATGGTGGATGTCCAGGGCCGTATCCGCTACGCCAACGAGGCGGCCTGCGTGTTCCTGGGCACCGAGGGTAACTGCGTCAAACGCAATTTCTTCGATCTGGTGGTCATCGAGGGCAACGACGGGCCCCTTGCCCACACCGATTTTCTGACCGGCGACAATGTCGACAGTCTGTACGGTACGCTGCGCAACCAGAAGGACGAGGTTTTCGACATCGACCTGACCATGCTTCACGTGCGTCAGGGCAAGCACAACGAACGCATGGTGTTTGTGATCCGGGATGACAGCGAACGCCGCCGCGAAGAAGAGCGACTGTCCTGGGAGGCAACCCACGACAGTCTCACCCAGCTACTCAATCGCCGGGCGTTCAGTTCCGCGCTCATCAAGTGCATGGCGGACGTGCCTCAGCAGCGCGAGCGCTCGGTGCTGATGTTGATCGACCTGGACCATTTCAAGCCGGTCAATGACGAGGGCGGCCATCTCCTGGGGGACGATCTGCTGAAACGGCTGGCGGACCTGTTCAAGGATGCGGTGCGCAAGTCCGACATCGTGGCCCGGCTGGGGGGAGACGAGTTCGGCATCATTCTTCCGGCCTGTGGCCTCGAACGGGCCGAAGCGCTGGCGGAACGTATCCGTTCGCGGGTGGCGGAGCTGAGGATCGAGCAGGACGGCAAACATTTCGGGGTCACCGCCAGCATCGGGCTGACCGAACTGACCTCGGGCGACAGCGGGCCCAGGGAAGTGATTTCCCGTGCCGACGAGGGTTCCTACATCGCCAAGTCCCGGGGTCGAAATGCGGTCGTGGTGGTTCCGGCACCCTCCGACGACTAGTGCCTGGTCCGTCCCGGACATGTCAGGCTCACCAGCTGCTGGCGCTGCCAGCCTGCCACAGCAGCCGCAACGCCAGCAGCGTCAGGACCACGTTAAAGGTGTGATGGAACCACCGGTTGCTCAGTGATCGGAGCAGGTGAAGGCCCAGCCAGGTCCCGGCAAACCCGCTGGCAATCATCGCCAGGATAAACGGCAGCCAATCCGGAAAGACAAATCCTGCAACGCTGAACACCAGCGCCTTGGGCGCGTGCTGCAGGGTCATGGCCGTGGCAAAGGTGGCGACCGTGGCGAAACGGTCGATGTGGATCTGCTTGATGAAGGCCGCCACCAGCGGTCCGGTGGCGCCCACGAACAGGCTGACAAAGCTGGTGAGCCCGGAGGCCAGGAAAATACCGGTGTTGCCGAAGGATCGCCTGGGCAGCGGTGGCCCCCAGCACAGGTAGAGTACGAACAGGCCGATGGTCAGTTGCCAGACCGGCGCGGGCAGGTCGACCAGCAGCCAGGCGCCCAAACCGGCGCCAACCACCACGCCTGGGGCGAACGCAGCGATCACCTTCCAGTCCACCTGTTTGCGGGTCAGCAAGGCGCGCCCGCCGTTGGAACCGAGCTGGATCATGCCGTGCACCGGAATAATGGCGGCAGGCGGCATCCAGGTCGCCATCACCACCAGCAGCAAAACGCCGCCCCCGGCACCGAGACTGGCGGTGATCATGGAGGTCAGAACCGAGCAGGCCAGCAGAAAGGTCGCGACAGGTACGCTCAGGCTGTCCGGCAGCAGGGTCAGTTCCATTCACAGAATTCCGTGGTGGCCAGCCGAGGAGACCGGCACAGGGCTTCCGTTGCCAGTTGCACGTCGGCGACGTAGTACAGCGAGGCCAGCCCCAGGCGATCACGGCCCAGATTGTGGAAGACCATGCCGAACGCGATGTCGCCCGCGGTGAAACGCTGGTGGTGCTCGGCAAAATAGGCGGCGGGCTTCGACAGCTCGTCATCCACCAGCAGCGCTTCAACGCGCCCGGCGCCGCCGTGGTAGGCCTGCACCAGCAGGAGCGTGAACAGGCGTTGTTGTTTGGCGTCGGGCAGATTGCCAAACCGTTGCTCGAAGACCGGCCGGAGATTGCTGGCGTTCTGGTCCATCAGACGGAGTGCACAGTCAATCTGCGCCAGCCGGTGCCAGTAGTTGCGGGGTTTGATCCGGCAGTCCGACAGCGCCGACGGTGACAGTTGCAGGATGCCGCGGGCATTGGCGCCGGAATGGGCCCGGACCTGACCACCGCTTTCGATCAGGAGCTGGCCGGCGAGGTAGCGTGGCAGGGCCTGGGGCAGGTCCAGCCGGTCCTGAGCCATACGGGTCTGGTACACATACATCAGGGCCTCATGCAACGAGCCTGGCTGCTCGCCGGACGCGAACGAGAGATCGTCCCAGGCGCCCCAGAGGCGATCAGCGGGCAGGGTGCCGAGGTAGCGGGCCACTGCTTCATCCAGATTGACGTGGGGCTGGTTGCAGGCGAGCGCGAACGGGTAGCCGGTCTGGTCGGTTTTTCCGGGGAGCCAGGTGTCGGTACGCGTCTTCTCATGCAAGGAGCGGCGGGTGTCGTTGAGGCGTTGCTGGGTTTCGTCGCGGTCTGAACCGTCTGAAATCCAGGCCAGGAACTGACCGCGCATGTCGAACAGGATGTGGCGCTCGGTTTCGGCGCAGTAGCCGGATTCCCGCAGTACCCAGCCGCGGATGGTCAGGATGTTGCTGTACACCCCCTGGCTCGCCCAGTAGGGTGTATCCCGCACCACCCGGGTCCAGTCAGCCGGGGTAGTTGGCGGGTTTGCGTCGGCACTGGCCTGGCTCAGGCCTGTGCACGCCAGGATGAAAATCAGGCAGAGCTGTCGTAAGCTCGTCAGTCTCCAGTTCATACACGTAACGTCCGTGACCTTCCCGATAACACAATAACAAACGGAACCTATGATGAAGCAATCAGAATATCTGAGGTATGACGCCACCGCACTGGCCGATCTGATCCGGCGAGGGGAGGTTACCTCACGTGAAATCTGCGAGGCGGCGACGGAGCGGGCCACCCGGGTGAACGGCACCCTGAATGCTATCTGTTACCCGCAGTTTTCTGAAGCACCCGGCCAGGAATTTCCCAGGGAGGCGACCTTCGCAGGTGTTCCCCTGCTGCTCAAGGACCTGGCCCAGGAACAGGCCGGTCACCCCTGTACCTATGGCAGTCGGGGCCTCACCCGAAATGTGGCGACCCAGGATTCCGAGTTTGTCCGGCGTGCCCGGGACGGTGGCCTGGTGTTTCTGGGCCGTACGGCAACGCCCGAATTCGGCCTGAAAGCGGTCACGGAGTCCGAGCTCTGGGGCCCGTCCCGCAACCCGTGGAATACCGACCTTACCCCCGGCGGGTCCAGTGGCGGCTCCGGAGCGGCCGTGGCCGCGGGCATCGTGCCCATGGCCGGAGCCAACGACGGTGGCGGATCCATTCGTATCCCGGCCGCCTACAATGGCCTGTTCGGCCTGAAGCCTTCCCGGGGCAGGATTTCCAGCGGCCCGCTGGTTGGTGAGGCCTGGACCGGTGCCTCCACCGATCACGTGGTCAGCCGGACCGTGCGGGACAGCGCGGCGATGCTGGACATCCTCAGCGGTCCGGCCTCCGGCGACCCCTTCGCCATTCCCGCGCCGCCGGCGCCTTTTTCCCAGTTGAGCCAGCAATCGCCGGGTACCCTGAAAATCGGTGTGTTCACCTCCTCGCCCTACGATACCGAGGTTGCGCCAGACTGTGTGGCCGCAGTGGAGGCGACGGCCCGGGTGCTGGAAAACCTGGGTCACAAGGTGGAATACGCCCGGCCGGAATTCGATGGTATGGCGCTGGCCCGCTGTTACCTGGGGTTGTATTTCGGTGAAGTATCGGCGCTGATGGCGCAGGCCCGGGAACGCTTCGGGGCCCGGGACGAAGACTTCGAGCTGGATACCCGACTGATCGGCATGCTGGGCAATTCCATGCCCCTGTCCGATTACGTTCGGCGCCGGCAGCAGTGGAACGACTTTGCCCGTGCGCTCGGCGCGTTTTTCGGCAGCTACGATCTGTATCTGTGCCCCACCACCGGCCAGCTTCCGGCTCGCATCGGGGAGCTGGAGACCCCGGCCCACCTGAAGATTGCCGCCCGACTGATGCTGGCGCTGAAAGCGGGCAAGCTGGTGCACCGTACCGGCCAGGTTGATCAGATGGCGCTGGAAAGCCTGGCCCGTACGCCCTTTACCCAACTGGCGAACCTGACCGGGACTCCCGCCATGTCGGTCCCGATGCACTGGACGGCGTCCGGCCTGCCCGTGGGCGTTCAGTTCGGTGGGCGTCATGGGGACGAAGTCCGGCTGCTGCAACTGGCGGCCCAGTTGGAGGAAGCGAACCCCTGGTTCGGTCAGTATGAGCGCCTGGAGAACGCCTTCGATGGGTAGGGCTTGTGATCCGCTTGCCAAAACTCCACGTTTATCTTTGTGTGCGGAACAGGCTATGCTGTTTGTCAGGGAGACCCATTCTTCCTGACAGACCCTGATGGCATCGAGGAGGCGAGCGTATTATGAACCAACCGATGGCAATCGATGATCTGGTATCAGTAGCACAGGCCGAGGCCATGGGGGAGCTGGATGCCCCGATGATGGCAATCGTCCTGTCCAGCGAACAAAGCTACGACTTGCCCATTAATTCCCTTGAAACCGATGCCGACAAGGCCCGCTGGGGGTTGATCCTCCGCGCTGCCCGCGAGCATGTGGAAGCGGATGCGGTGGCGGTGCTGTACCCGGCCTGGACCACCATCCGTCAGAAGAAACCCGAACCGGAGGCGGAACAACGCTCGGAGGATGCGGCGGAGAGCCCTGGAGAGGGCGAGAGCAGCCCGATCGACACCCTGTTTGTCCAGTTGCACACCCGTGATCACGTGTACTGGCGAGGGTTCGAGCAGATTCGGGATCCAAAACACCAGCGCATCATCGGCTTCCGCCGGATCAAGGCGCTGTCCACCGACTACAAACGGGACGAAGCGCCGTCCGTCACGGCCTGGCTCAGCACCTTGTTTGAGCCATTACCGGATGAAGGCGAGGAAACCGCGGTCGACCGGGAACTGGCCGACCTGTTGGAAGAGCCGGAAGTGACCGCCGCACTCTACCCGCGTCAGATGCGCGCCCTGCACTGATCCTCCTACAGCCGCCGGGGCTCCGTGCGCCGGCGGCGTTGACGATCCACCTCGGGTCCTCAGATGGAGGCCGCCCGTTCGATCACCCACATCAGACTGATCCCCCCGACGCCAGCCAGCATGGCGGGCACCAGGGCGCGCTGGTAGACCCGGAATCGCGCCAATAGGTAAAGCACCGGGAAGCCCAGGATCAGCAGGCCCAGCTGCCCTGCCTCGACGCCCAGGTTGAAACCGGCCAGGGCAATGGCCAGATTGGCCTCGCCGCCGGTCAGGTCGCCGAGGACGCTG
Coding sequences within it:
- a CDS encoding sulfite exporter TauE/SafE family protein — translated: MELTLLPDSLSVPVATFLLACSVLTSMITASLGAGGGVLLLVVMATWMPPAAIIPVHGMIQLGSNGGRALLTRKQVDWKVIAAFAPGVVVGAGLGAWLLVDLPAPVWQLTIGLFVLYLCWGPPLPRRSFGNTGIFLASGLTSFVSLFVGATGPLVAAFIKQIHIDRFATVATFATAMTLQHAPKALVFSVAGFVFPDWLPFILAMIASGFAGTWLGLHLLRSLSNRWFHHTFNVVLTLLALRLLWQAGSASSW
- a CDS encoding amidase — its product is MKQSEYLRYDATALADLIRRGEVTSREICEAATERATRVNGTLNAICYPQFSEAPGQEFPREATFAGVPLLLKDLAQEQAGHPCTYGSRGLTRNVATQDSEFVRRARDGGLVFLGRTATPEFGLKAVTESELWGPSRNPWNTDLTPGGSSGGSGAAVAAGIVPMAGANDGGGSIRIPAAYNGLFGLKPSRGRISSGPLVGEAWTGASTDHVVSRTVRDSAAMLDILSGPASGDPFAIPAPPAPFSQLSQQSPGTLKIGVFTSSPYDTEVAPDCVAAVEATARVLENLGHKVEYARPEFDGMALARCYLGLYFGEVSALMAQARERFGARDEDFELDTRLIGMLGNSMPLSDYVRRRQQWNDFARALGAFFGSYDLYLCPTTGQLPARIGELETPAHLKIAARLMLALKAGKLVHRTGQVDQMALESLARTPFTQLANLTGTPAMSVPMHWTASGLPVGVQFGGRHGDEVRLLQLAAQLEEANPWFGQYERLENAFDG
- a CDS encoding diguanylate cyclase domain-containing protein, with translation MIKRWFGSLVNRAVALVIVVILLSALVVTLVGSLLSQGELEQQARDQVETMARLVASELDDKLALRLETLSHVAESFTMDETALSARARVLIRQQTALQHLFDGLYLIDATGVVLAEYPEAYEQTGLNVSGREYFQNVSHHMTPVISDPYISNYQDKPAVMIAAPIFDHRQKFLGMIGGAILLKGSNFMEEFAGLRVGKTGYLEIGTRSGVTLAHGGSDEVMVPVRVGNPVLKDAMGGFEGTRQTRDGQGESAIMSVQQMAQVPWFVAVVWPAREAFAPLTRMADAFGWTLLAVIAVIGPLALWVFQRLMAPLRALGRQINERHLGVRTNPVDVSGGREIRQVAEIFNTVMDEREEVLGSLAEREAFFRSLTQSAPIGIVQTDVLGRIDFVNPAFEKLIGQPASELQHTQLINGVYEGDRETVRNGWQQALRNKEIFRGRFRIPSRGERELIWGDVMTAVIETPEKALGSITVVRDISRELEVEEALREEQQRAEHILGVLQEGVLMVDVQGRIRYANEAACVFLGTEGNCVKRNFFDLVVIEGNDGPLAHTDFLTGDNVDSLYGTLRNQKDEVFDIDLTMLHVRQGKHNERMVFVIRDDSERRREEERLSWEATHDSLTQLLNRRAFSSALIKCMADVPQQRERSVLMLIDLDHFKPVNDEGGHLLGDDLLKRLADLFKDAVRKSDIVARLGGDEFGIILPACGLERAEALAERIRSRVAELRIEQDGKHFGVTASIGLTELTSGDSGPREVISRADEGSYIAKSRGRNAVVVVPAPSDD